CTCGGCCGGACTTGGGAGGGTGGAGGTTGTATCTCAATGCTGTTCTCATAAATCAGTCATGGAACCTCCTTTCTGGTCGGTCATTAGTACTAACCGCTGAAGCTCTTCAGGCCTTCCGTAGTCACTCGCTCCCCAGCCTTAATGCTATACGGGCTGAGTTCATGGAGAACACTGCCAATGGTAACCGGGTATGTCAGGAGACGGGTGATCTGTCTCATTTGACGATCAGAGTTGACGGCGTCGAACTCTCTGGTGTACATGAAGGTATCCCAGTTTGTCATGTTGATGGCCGCATGCTCCATTTGAAGATCAGGGAGATTGCCTTCCTCAAACACCCGGCCGGATCGCAAATCGTGGTCATCTTCGTTGATTTGTCGCAGGGTATCGCAGACTTCTAGGTGCTTCTCATAATCGTCCATCCAATGTTCCTCGCAGCAGTAAACCGGCAAACCGCAGTCCGGACACTCAAAGTTCACATGCTCTGGCGGTTGGGTGCCGTTTGCAGCTTCTGCATCCTCAGGTTTCGGGGCAATTGTCGGGAGCTTCGTTTGCTGGTGGTCGGGGTGGGGGCAGTAGGCGTGCTGTCGCATAAAAGCAGCTCGTTGTCGAAACTCGGGAACAGGTGATTTCGAAAAAGGATGAAAGAGGTCGTCTTGACTGAGGCGcagcgatgatggcgaggaagacTTGGTAGTCGCAGAAGCGGCTGCCTCGGACTGCTTCTTTGCATTGGTCGAAAAGTCTCGGTTAGCAGGCGCGGGTGCTTTTCGTTTCTGGTCTTTCACTGTAGAGTGAACACTTCGGACATGATGGGGTGATATCCTCATCCATGGCTTGGCTGTCACTCCCAAGGCTAATTGCCTCCGCATAGTTGCAGAACACTGTCCACAGAGGCTCGAGGCCGCTCTTCTCAGAGTCGGCTCCATTTCTTTAATAAATACGACCGATATCCGAACGCCAATTATTCAACTGACGTCTTCTGTATGTCTGATTATCGAAGGAAGTGGGATAATTCGAAGGAGCTCGGGCCACCATCGGCAGCGCCGCAAAATAATTCCTCCGATGCGAGCCAAAGTTTTGACATCAAAGCTCGCTCGAGTTTCAAAAGCTCCAACCATCAGCTTCGACGCGACACAATCTGACCTGCACCTGTTCTTGAAGCCGCGCAGGCTTATCTGCGCCTAGCCGCAAACATGGCGACCACTTCAAACATGTTTTTATACTCGCTTACGGTCCAGCCTCCGACAAATGTTACACAGGCGGTCCTGGGTCAGTTCGCAGGCACTAGGGAacagctcatcatcactggtgCTGGCTCGCAACTCTCACTGCTACGACCTGATCCCTCGCAGGGAAAGGTGATTACCCTCCTCTCtcatgatgtctttggcatcATTCGTTCCCTTGCCGCCTTCCGGTTAGCTGGCAGCAATAAGGGTAAGTCAATCCAGAGCCCCCCCTCAGGAAAATCACTTAGTGATGTTCGAAAGCGATGCTATAGACGCGTCGACCACAGTGCCGCCAGAACTCGAAGCCCTGTCATCAGAAACCCAAGGCTAACAGAACGTTCACAGATTACTTGATCATTGCTTCTGACTCTGGTCGGATCACAATTATTGAGTATCTCCCAGCCCAGAACCGCTTCCAGCGACTACATCTTGAAACATTTGGAAAGTCTGGCGTAAGAAGAGTTATTCCTGGCGAGTATCTTGCTTGCGACCCAAAGGGCCGAGCTTGTTTAATTGCCTCAActgagaagaacaagctcgTGTATGTTTTGAACCGAAATTCACAAGCCGAGCTTACGATCTCGTCGCCTCTCGAGGCCCACAAGCCTGGTGTTCTTGTCATCTCTATGGTCGCACTTGACGTTGGCTACTCGAATCCTGTTTTCGCCGCGCTCGAGATTGACTACTCAGAGGTTGACCAAGATTCAACAGGCCAAGCAATGGAAGAGCTAGATACTCAACTTGTCTATTACGAGCTTGATCTAGGACTTAACCACGTGGTTCGAAAGTGGTCAGATCCCGTCGACCCTACAGCCTCAATACTGTTTCAAGTTCCGGGTGGTAATGACGGTCCAAGCGGTGTGTTGGTATGCGGTGAGGAAAACATCACATATCGACACTCAAATCAAGAGGCCTTCCGCGTTGCCATTCCTCGTCGTCGCGGTGCTACAGAAGATCCCAACCGCAAACGCACTATTGTCTCTGGCATTATGCACAAGCTGAAGGGCAATACGGgtgctttcttcttcttgttgcaAACAGATGATGGTGATCTTTTCAAGCTTTCTATCGacatgattgaagatgaagaaggcaatCCGACAGGAGAAGTCAAGAGGCTCAAGGTCAAATACTTCGACACCGTCCCGGTGGCATCTAGTCTTTGCATCCTCAAGAGTGGATTTCTCTATGTTGCCACACAGTTTGGCAACTACTCATTCTACCAATTTGAAAAActtggtgacgatgatgaggaacTGGAATTCTACAGCGATGATTTCCCCGCAGACCCTAAAGCTTCCTACGAACCTGTCTATTTCCACCCCCGGCCAACCGAAAACTTGGCTTTGGTTGAGAGCATTCCTGCCATGAACCCGCTATTAGACTGCAAGGTGGCAAACCTCACTGGCGAAGACGCACCTCAAATATATACCATCTGTGGCAATGGCCCCCGAAGCAGCTTCAGAATGCTCAAACATGGTTTGGAAGTCAATGAGATAGTTGCTTCTGAACTTCCTGGAATACCTTCCGCAGTGTGGACACTGAAGCTCAACCGCTCGGAACAATATGATGCCTACATTGTGTTATCGTTTACCAATGGTACGCTGGTACTCAGTATTGGAGAAACGGTTGAGGAAGTCAGCGACTCGGGCTTCCTCACAAGCGTTCCTACGTTAGCAGCTCAGCTGCTTGGTGACGATGGCCTGATCCAAGTTCATCCTAAAGGCATTCGACATATCCGTAATGGAAACGTTAATGAATGGGCAGCTCCACAGCATCGATCTATTGTTGCCGCAACTGCCAATGCTCATCAAGTTGCCGTTGCCCTTAGTTCTGGTGAGATTGTTTACTTTGAAATGGACGCCGACGGCTCACTAGCCGAGtacgacgagaagaaggaaatgTTCGGAACAGTCACATGTCTGAGCTTGGGAGATGTTCCTGAAGGGCGTCTGAGAAGCTCATTCCTTGCAGTCGGCTGTGATGATTGCACTGTCCGTATTCTCAGCCTTGATCCCGAATCGACTTTGGAAAATAAGTCGGTGCAGGCTCTAACAGCAGCCCCTACGTCGCTGGCTATCATCGCTATGGAAGACTCCTCATCGGGTGGCTCTACACTCTATCTTCACATTGGACTTCACTCCGGTGTGTATCTTAGAACAGTCCTCGACGAGATCACCGGTGAATTAACCGACACCCGCCAAAAGTTCCTTGGGCCCAAGGAAGTCAGGCTATTCCAAGTTACTGTCCAGGGTAAGACTTGTGTACTTGGACTTAGCTCTAGACCTTGGCTTGGCTATGCGGATCCTATCACGAAGGGATTTGTTGTGACGCCCCTCAACTACGTTGATCTAGAATGGGGTTGGAACTTCAGCAGTGAGCAATGCGAAGAAGGCATTGTTGGCATCCAAGGCCAGTCACTACGGTATGTCTATTATATTTCCTTTCTTTGCCGTTTTAAGTTGTACATGATGAGAAAAAGGATCCTATGCCATGGGCGATGAGGTCTTATTACGCATTTTTTCCAATTGTTCCTACTGAAGCAACAAAATTTTCTGCATTATTCTTGTAGCATTCTCCAGCGAGACACAAGCTAACACTCGCAGGATCTTTAACATTGATCGACTTGGCGAGACACTGATCCAAAAGTCTATTCCTTTAACTTATACccccaagaagctcgtcaaGCACCCCGATCAGCCTCTTTTCTACACTATCGAAGCAGACAACAACACGTTACCACCTGAGTTGAGAGCACAACTCCTCGCCGACCCTGGAGTCGTAAATGGCGACTCCAGGGTGCTCCCACCTGAGGACTTTGGCTACCCCAAAGGTACTCGGAGATGGGCATCTTGCATCAACGTAATTGATCCCCTgtctgaagaaggccaagtctTGCAGACAATAGATTTGGAGAACAACGAGGCAGCCGTCAGCGCAGCTATTGTGCCATTTTCCAGCCAGGATAACGAGAGCTTCCTCGTCATTGGTACCGGCAAAGACATGGTTGTCAATCCTCGAAGCTTTTCAGAAGGATACCTCCATATCTACCGATTCTTGGAAGGGGGTCGGGAGCTTGAGTTTAtccacaagaccaaggtcgaggaaCCCCCGCTGGCTTTGCTGGCTTTCCAGGGCAGAGTCCTTGTAGCCGTTGGCACATCGCTTCGCATATATGATTTGGGTATGAGACAAATGCTCCGCAAGTCTCAGGCCGAGGTTGCAACACAGCAGATTGTGTCTTTAAACACACAAGGCAGTCGAATCATTGTAGGCGATGTTCAGCAGGGTGTCACTTACGTTGTTTATAAGCCTGCTTCCAACAAGCTCATCCCCTTTGTCGATGACACAATCGCAAGGTGGACCACATGTACAACCATGGTGGATTATGAGTCCGTCGCCGGCGGCGACAAGTTCGGTAATATGTTTATCGTACGTTGTCCTGAGAAGGCCAGCGAAGAGGCGGATGAGGAGCAATCCGGCTTGCATTTGATCAATGCCCGAGACTATCTCCATGGCACACCACACAGGGTGAGCTTGATGTGTCATTTCTATACACAAGACATTCCGACCAGCATCACTAAGGCGAGCCTTGTGGTTGGTGGGCAGGAAGTTTTGCTATGGAGTGGTATTATGGGCACAATCGGAGTTTTTATTCCATTCGTTAGTCGTGAGGATGCGGACTTTTTCCAGAACCTCGAGCAACACCTAAGGACAGAGGACCCCCCACTCGCCGGACGAGATCATCTTATGTATCGTGGCTACTATGCCCCTGTCAAGGGAGTCATCGATGGTGACTTGTGCGAACGATACAACCTTCTGCCAaacgacaagaagcagatgatTGCAGGCGAGTTGGACCGCTCAGTCCGGGAGATTGAGAGGAAGATTTCTGTGAGTACCTCTTGAGCCACTATTTGAACAGCGCGCTAACCATTTCCCAGGACATCCGTACACGATCTGCATTTTAATGAGAGAACATGGTATCTTTATTGTATCATGACAGCTATTGTACAACTCTTGCAAAACTTGAAGTATTTGGGAAGCTAGCGGCGTTAACGTACAGGGTCAAAAGCAACGTCCCTGGCTTGGTAGTAGATGGGTTGCCAGCGAACTTAAGATGTGTTGAAACCGCGAGGCGGTATGAAATATGAATATAATAAATATCCAATTCAAAGCTTAATCAGAGTCCTCTCCAAAAAGGCCCACGGTTTTTGTACTTGTCGGCcttcttgcctttgccaGGGACTGAATGTTCCTGTTCCCATTTTTCGTCGTCCAAGTATGCCGTAACGGCATTTCCAATATCGTAGTTTGACTGCTCCAAGTATAGCACGGCAATGTCATAGTCCGAGACCTTGCAGGATGTCATGAAGCGACGGATCTTGCcctttctcatctcttcgtcttcgCCTTCGATAGGTCGTGGGGAAAGGCTCACGCCACCCTTGTAGTACTCGCCAGGGACCAAGATTGTTCGtctgccaagaagcaagtgGTCGCTTGTGATATTGTTGCTTCGTCGGAGAGCAGAAGCCGGCACGCCGTATCGCAGAGACAAAGAGCTGACGCTATcatgttgatgatcgagAAAATGCAGAATATCTGGAGCATCCTCCTTTAAATCATCTTGTGCTAATGCTgccttctcggcatcgaCATGCTGCGTCGTTGAAGCTGCTGAATATGGTGGTGGCGCTCCTGGTACATGTGCAGTCGAGCTAGATGACGAATAAGCCGGGGGGTCTTTCAGGCCCTGCGGCAGTGAAGTAGGCACTGTTGAAACCTGACAGTAAGGACAATAGTCTGCAAAACGCTCGTTCTTCTACCACAGAAGagcatcagcttcaactcaCGCTGCGGTCATGCGAGAAAGAGGTAGAGGGAGATGACGAACGTGAATACATTTGCCACAGATGATCCTCGAGCAACATGCGACTCGGCGATCTTGCGGTAGAGATAGTTCCTCCTTTGTGTAAGCCGGCGTTGACGAGAGGATAGTTGCACAGGTAGAACAGGACTCCATGATTTCTTTGCGATTTAAAGAGTAAACTGCATTAGAAAGGTTCGAGAGATATCTTTGCAGGCAAATGTTCGATAGGATGATCTAAAGGATGCACACCCATTTGGGCTATCTGTAGACAAGTATCCAATCACGTCATGGGCAAAGTGTTAGTGGCATGGATGCGAGTACAAGACGCCactttgaggatgttgtaTCAGCAGCCTGATAGCACGCATCTTTCCCAAGTGAGACTGAACGAAACTCGAttctttattttattttttatcACTCGAAGTACAAGTTACAGGTTGGTCTACAAGGTTAAAGAGTCAAACAAAGTCACAGATGGGCGACACTATGTTGTTGGACCTATCAACGCTCCGAACTCTAGAAAACACAATATACAAGACGGATGTTTGACTACGTAATAAGCCACGATGAAAAGGGGAcaaaagagaacaaaagagGACAAAAGAGAGAACATGATACTTCTTATCATAGGTATCCTTTATCAAATAGAGTAATGGCGGTCCTTGAATTTGCCGTACCAGCGAATCGTACCGAGGCTGGTGGATAGTGTGAACTACATTGTTTTTCTTAACCGCATATCGCGACCCTTGATCTCAACTcttccttcaacttcaaccttcCAACAAACTTACCTAACCCACCATCTCGACGTCGCACAACGCCCAGCCATATCAATCGCACTATAACACCCCCAAGGAATACCGCACCGTCCGAAATATACAAAAATCATGAGCAAGCCAGGCTTGTCCTTTGGCCTTAACCTTACCAAAAAGCCAGGCGCGTCAAAGCCTGCGCcgccaaaaagaaagccGCTGTTcggcgacgacgatgactcGGATAACGATGGTGCCAGTGGGCAGGGGAAGGCAGAGGAGATCGGAGAGTTTGATGATTTCGACAGCGtcccaaagccaaagacaacCACCTCGAAATCGGCGAAATCGAAGAATGGCCCTCCTACCCAACCACCAAAGCTTAAGTCGAAAGGTCAGC
This is a stretch of genomic DNA from Fusarium graminearum PH-1 chromosome 4, whole genome shotgun sequence. It encodes these proteins:
- a CDS encoding pre-mRNA-splicing factor rse-1, coding for MATTSNMFLYSLTVQPPTNVTQAVLGQFAGTREQLIITGAGSQLSLLRPDPSQGKVITLLSHDVFGIIRSLAAFRLAGSNKDYLIIASDSGRITIIEYLPAQNRFQRLHLETFGKSGVRRVIPGEYLACDPKGRACLIASTEKNKLVYVLNRNSQAELTISSPLEAHKPGVLVISMVALDVGYSNPVFAALEIDYSEVDQDSTGQAMEELDTQLVYYELDLGLNHVVRKWSDPVDPTASILFQVPGGNDGPSGVLVCGEENITYRHSNQEAFRVAIPRRRGATEDPNRKRTIVSGIMHKLKGNTGAFFFLLQTDDGDLFKLSIDMIEDEEGNPTGEVKRLKVKYFDTVPVASSLCILKSGFLYVATQFGNYSFYQFEKLGDDDEELEFYSDDFPADPKASYEPVYFHPRPTENLALVESIPAMNPLLDCKVANLTGEDAPQIYTICGNGPRSSFRMLKHGLEVNEIVASELPGIPSAVWTLKLNRSEQYDAYIVLSFTNGTLVLSIGETVEEVSDSGFLTSVPTLAAQLLGDDGLIQVHPKGIRHIRNGNVNEWAAPQHRSIVAATANAHQVAVALSSGEIVYFEMDADGSLAEYDEKKEMFGTVTCLSLGDVPEGRLRSSFLAVGCDDCTVRILSLDPESTLENKSVQALTAAPTSLAIIAMEDSSSGGSTLYLHIGLHSGVYLRTVLDEITGELTDTRQKFLGPKEVRLFQVTVQGKTCVLGLSSRPWLGYADPITKGFVVTPLNYVDLEWGWNFSSEQCEEGIVGIQGQSLRETQANTRRIFNIDRLGETLIQKSIPLTYTPKKLVKHPDQPLFYTIEADNNTLPPELRAQLLADPGVVNGDSRVLPPEDFGYPKGTRRWASCINVIDPLSEEGQVLQTIDLENNEAAVSAAIVPFSSQDNESFLVIGTGKDMVVNPRSFSEGYLHIYRFLEGGRELEFIHKTKVEEPPLALLAFQGRVLVAVGTSLRIYDLGMRQMLRKSQAEVATQQIVSLNTQGSRIIVGDVQQGVTYVVYKPASNKLIPFVDDTIARWTTCTTMVDYESVAGGDKFGNMFIVRCPEKASEEADEEQSGLHLINARDYLHGTPHRVSLMCHFYTQDIPTSITKASLVVGGQEVLLWSGIMGTIGVFIPFVSREDADFFQNLEQHLRTEDPPLAGRDHLMYRGYYAPVKGVIDGDLCERYNLLPNDKKQMIAGELDRSVREIERKISDIRTRSAF